Proteins co-encoded in one Pogoniulus pusillus isolate bPogPus1 chromosome 15, bPogPus1.pri, whole genome shotgun sequence genomic window:
- the WNT5B gene encoding protein Wnt-5b isoform X3, translating to MTGPRLALAAALLCSCTSPVADANSWWSLAMNPIQRPEMYIIGAQPVCSQLPGLSPGQRKLCQLYQEHMVFIGEGARSAIKECQYQFRQRRWNCSTVDNTSVFGRVMKIGSRETAFTYAVSAAGVVNAISRACREGELSSCGCSRTARPKDLPRDWLWGGCGDNVEYGYRFAKEFVDAKEREKNYVRGSEEQARMLMNLQNNEAGRRAVYKLADVACKCHGVSGSCSLKTCWLQLADFRKVGDLLKEKYDSAAAMRISRKGKLELVNNRFNMPTQEDLVYVDPSPDYCLRNETTGSLGTQGRLCNKTSEGMDGCELMCCGRGYDQFKSVQVERCHCKFHWCCYVKCKKCTEIVDQYVCK from the exons ATGACCGGGCCGAGGCTGGCCCTCGCCGCCgcgctcctctgcagctgcacctcGCCGGTGGCCGACGCCAACTCCTGGTG GTCTTTGGCCATGAACCCCATCCAGAGACCCGAGATGTACATCATCGGCGCTCAGCCGGTGTGCAGCCAGCTGCCGGGGCTCTCCCCCGGGCAGCGCAAGCTCTGCCAGCTCTACCAGGAGCACATGGTGTTCATCGGGGAGGGGGCTCGCAGTGCCATCAAGGAGTGCCAGTACCAGTTTCGGCAGCGGCGGTGGAACTGCAGCACGGTGGACAACACCTCTGTCTTTGGGCGCGTCATGAAAATAG GGAGCCGAGAGACTGCTTTCACCTATGCCGTCAGCGCTGCCGGGGTGGTGAACGCCATCAGCCGTGCTTGCCGGGAGGGAGAactctccagctgtggctgcagccggACAGCCCGGCCCAAGGACTTGCCCCGAGACTGGCTGTGGGGTGGCTGTGGCGATAACGTGGAGTATGGATATCGTTTTGCCAAGGAGTTTGTGGATgccaaggagagggagaagaactaCGTGAGAGGTTCAGAGGAGCAGGCTCGCATGCTGATGAACTTGCAGAACAACGAGGCTGGCCGCAGG GCCGTGTACAAGCTGGCAGACGTGGCCTGCAAGTGCCACGGCGTGTCGGGCTCCTGCAGCCTCAagacctgctggctgcagctggccgACTTCCGCAAGGTGGGCGACCTGCTGAAGGAGAAGTACGACAGCGCCGCTGCCATGAGGATCAGCCGCAAGGGCAAGCTGGAGCTGGTCAACAACCGCTTCAACATGCCCACACAGGAGGACCTGGTCTACGTTGACCCCAGCCCGGACTATTGCCTGCGTAACGAGACCACCGGCTCTCTGGGCACCCAGGGTCGACTGTGCAACAAGACCTCGGAGGGCATGGATGGGTGTGAGCTGATGTGCTGCGGACGGGGTTACGACCAGTTCAAGAGCGTGCAGGTGGAGCGGTGCCACTGCAAGTTCCACTGGTGCTGCTACGTCAAGTGTAAAAAGTGCACAGAGATCGTCGACCAGTACGTCTGTAAATGA
- the WNT5B gene encoding protein Wnt-5b isoform X2, with translation MQGAPSRRPALRELPQRCCPQPTMTGPRLALAAALLCSCTSPVADANSWWSLAMNPIQRPEMYIIGAQPVCSQLPGLSPGQRKLCQLYQEHMVFIGEGARSAIKECQYQFRQRRWNCSTVDNTSVFGRVMKIGSRETAFTYAVSAAGVVNAISRACREGELSSCGCSRTARPKDLPRDWLWGGCGDNVEYGYRFAKEFVDAKEREKNYVRGSEEQARMLMNLQNNEAGRRAVYKLADVACKCHGVSGSCSLKTCWLQLADFRKVGDLLKEKYDSAAAMRISRKGKLELVNNRFNMPTQEDLVYVDPSPDYCLRNETTGSLGTQGRLCNKTSEGMDGCELMCCGRGYDQFKSVQVERCHCKFHWCCYVKCKKCTEIVDQYVCK, from the exons GGTGCCCCGTCCCGGCGGCCGGCTCTGCGGGAGCTGCCCCAGCGCTGCTGCCCGCAGCCCACCATGACCGGGCCGAGGCTGGCCCTCGCCGCCgcgctcctctgcagctgcacctcGCCGGTGGCCGACGCCAACTCCTGGTG GTCTTTGGCCATGAACCCCATCCAGAGACCCGAGATGTACATCATCGGCGCTCAGCCGGTGTGCAGCCAGCTGCCGGGGCTCTCCCCCGGGCAGCGCAAGCTCTGCCAGCTCTACCAGGAGCACATGGTGTTCATCGGGGAGGGGGCTCGCAGTGCCATCAAGGAGTGCCAGTACCAGTTTCGGCAGCGGCGGTGGAACTGCAGCACGGTGGACAACACCTCTGTCTTTGGGCGCGTCATGAAAATAG GGAGCCGAGAGACTGCTTTCACCTATGCCGTCAGCGCTGCCGGGGTGGTGAACGCCATCAGCCGTGCTTGCCGGGAGGGAGAactctccagctgtggctgcagccggACAGCCCGGCCCAAGGACTTGCCCCGAGACTGGCTGTGGGGTGGCTGTGGCGATAACGTGGAGTATGGATATCGTTTTGCCAAGGAGTTTGTGGATgccaaggagagggagaagaactaCGTGAGAGGTTCAGAGGAGCAGGCTCGCATGCTGATGAACTTGCAGAACAACGAGGCTGGCCGCAGG GCCGTGTACAAGCTGGCAGACGTGGCCTGCAAGTGCCACGGCGTGTCGGGCTCCTGCAGCCTCAagacctgctggctgcagctggccgACTTCCGCAAGGTGGGCGACCTGCTGAAGGAGAAGTACGACAGCGCCGCTGCCATGAGGATCAGCCGCAAGGGCAAGCTGGAGCTGGTCAACAACCGCTTCAACATGCCCACACAGGAGGACCTGGTCTACGTTGACCCCAGCCCGGACTATTGCCTGCGTAACGAGACCACCGGCTCTCTGGGCACCCAGGGTCGACTGTGCAACAAGACCTCGGAGGGCATGGATGGGTGTGAGCTGATGTGCTGCGGACGGGGTTACGACCAGTTCAAGAGCGTGCAGGTGGAGCGGTGCCACTGCAAGTTCCACTGGTGCTGCTACGTCAAGTGTAAAAAGTGCACAGAGATCGTCGACCAGTACGTCTGTAAATGA
- the WNT5B gene encoding protein Wnt-5b isoform X1, with protein MWGEAGYKEHLFQGAPSRRPALRELPQRCCPQPTMTGPRLALAAALLCSCTSPVADANSWWSLAMNPIQRPEMYIIGAQPVCSQLPGLSPGQRKLCQLYQEHMVFIGEGARSAIKECQYQFRQRRWNCSTVDNTSVFGRVMKIGSRETAFTYAVSAAGVVNAISRACREGELSSCGCSRTARPKDLPRDWLWGGCGDNVEYGYRFAKEFVDAKEREKNYVRGSEEQARMLMNLQNNEAGRRAVYKLADVACKCHGVSGSCSLKTCWLQLADFRKVGDLLKEKYDSAAAMRISRKGKLELVNNRFNMPTQEDLVYVDPSPDYCLRNETTGSLGTQGRLCNKTSEGMDGCELMCCGRGYDQFKSVQVERCHCKFHWCCYVKCKKCTEIVDQYVCK; from the exons ATGTGGGGGGAAGCAGGGTACAAGGAGCACCTGTTCCAA GGTGCCCCGTCCCGGCGGCCGGCTCTGCGGGAGCTGCCCCAGCGCTGCTGCCCGCAGCCCACCATGACCGGGCCGAGGCTGGCCCTCGCCGCCgcgctcctctgcagctgcacctcGCCGGTGGCCGACGCCAACTCCTGGTG GTCTTTGGCCATGAACCCCATCCAGAGACCCGAGATGTACATCATCGGCGCTCAGCCGGTGTGCAGCCAGCTGCCGGGGCTCTCCCCCGGGCAGCGCAAGCTCTGCCAGCTCTACCAGGAGCACATGGTGTTCATCGGGGAGGGGGCTCGCAGTGCCATCAAGGAGTGCCAGTACCAGTTTCGGCAGCGGCGGTGGAACTGCAGCACGGTGGACAACACCTCTGTCTTTGGGCGCGTCATGAAAATAG GGAGCCGAGAGACTGCTTTCACCTATGCCGTCAGCGCTGCCGGGGTGGTGAACGCCATCAGCCGTGCTTGCCGGGAGGGAGAactctccagctgtggctgcagccggACAGCCCGGCCCAAGGACTTGCCCCGAGACTGGCTGTGGGGTGGCTGTGGCGATAACGTGGAGTATGGATATCGTTTTGCCAAGGAGTTTGTGGATgccaaggagagggagaagaactaCGTGAGAGGTTCAGAGGAGCAGGCTCGCATGCTGATGAACTTGCAGAACAACGAGGCTGGCCGCAGG GCCGTGTACAAGCTGGCAGACGTGGCCTGCAAGTGCCACGGCGTGTCGGGCTCCTGCAGCCTCAagacctgctggctgcagctggccgACTTCCGCAAGGTGGGCGACCTGCTGAAGGAGAAGTACGACAGCGCCGCTGCCATGAGGATCAGCCGCAAGGGCAAGCTGGAGCTGGTCAACAACCGCTTCAACATGCCCACACAGGAGGACCTGGTCTACGTTGACCCCAGCCCGGACTATTGCCTGCGTAACGAGACCACCGGCTCTCTGGGCACCCAGGGTCGACTGTGCAACAAGACCTCGGAGGGCATGGATGGGTGTGAGCTGATGTGCTGCGGACGGGGTTACGACCAGTTCAAGAGCGTGCAGGTGGAGCGGTGCCACTGCAAGTTCCACTGGTGCTGCTACGTCAAGTGTAAAAAGTGCACAGAGATCGTCGACCAGTACGTCTGTAAATGA